The Saprospiraceae bacterium genome includes a window with the following:
- a CDS encoding tail fiber domain-containing protein has translation MKKQIFLFFISVSTFVNAQNVGINNIDPQAALDLKGDLRLRSETLSGIINGINNNVNISTLKSSVYTFNPSINGCTISGFNGGVDGRIITIFNNTLDVVELIDESNAINGSIADNKILTGTGNSAIIGGKGSVTLRYDESKMRWTIVSSNFTSGLDDNPNPWYTDGINIFNQNSGNVGVGSQVPVAKLQVEGATSSPTIPGMISNGIFRINSNNASGLDVGQINDSPYSFWMQGGAIGVASLPMAIQPQGGNVGIGTTAPAPSAVLDLASTTQGFLPPRMTEVQIDAIATPAEGLILFCTDCNFKGLHQFINGKWQALNAVWKLKGNSGIDSTCFIGTTDNKPLILKSNNIEIARADTNGNLYVGNINVKQSYSVIPGVLSYTNLNISGNSIQTTYFHGYDFGSSENADLKINTAGGNVGIRNSGLTQNKLQIGNTPNFVGYDLAVGNGIQQMALTQSPTVSIWYSDTNFAPMPAGGTGRVGIGTTAPEAPLHVVGAALVNSSYAFYAKALNGLTGAPITNTGGGTSTIDVSIYASNRVLASEFNAQSDARHKSITNRNDNTLALSKLLKLAPTNYKFIDTVGKGNREKLGFIAQEVEAVLPLAVSKTADYVPNIFAMAKLFSYEEGSHTLTIYLEKEHGLELNDEIKIVSSSNEFGKITKIIDKNTFIMDNIQKKPEGVFVFGKKVNDFRVVDYDHIFTLGISAIQQLAKENEALKSKISTIESRFDKLEASLKHTLPLVSDSK, from the coding sequence ATGAAAAAACAAATTTTTCTATTTTTTATAAGTGTCTCGACATTTGTCAATGCCCAAAATGTGGGTATCAATAATATAGACCCACAAGCGGCTTTAGATCTGAAGGGCGATTTAAGACTGCGATCAGAAACACTCTCGGGCATCATTAATGGTATAAATAATAATGTAAATATCTCTACTTTAAAATCGAGTGTTTATACGTTCAACCCATCGATAAATGGTTGTACTATTTCAGGATTTAATGGTGGAGTTGACGGTCGAATAATTACAATCTTTAATAATACCCTTGATGTAGTAGAACTAATTGACGAATCAAATGCAATAAATGGTAGTATAGCTGACAATAAGATTCTCACAGGTACTGGCAATTCGGCAATTATAGGTGGCAAAGGATCGGTCACACTACGCTATGATGAATCCAAAATGCGCTGGACAATTGTAAGCAGTAATTTTACTTCTGGACTTGATGACAACCCAAATCCTTGGTATACTGATGGCATTAATATTTTTAACCAAAACAGTGGCAATGTGGGCGTAGGTTCTCAGGTACCTGTTGCCAAGCTGCAGGTCGAAGGAGCAACAAGCAGCCCTACTATACCAGGTATGATTTCCAATGGCATTTTTAGGATAAATTCCAACAATGCTTCAGGATTGGATGTAGGTCAGATAAATGATAGTCCTTATTCATTTTGGATGCAAGGAGGAGCAATAGGAGTTGCATCTCTCCCTATGGCTATACAACCTCAGGGCGGCAATGTAGGCATCGGTACCACAGCACCTGCTCCCTCTGCTGTATTAGATTTAGCAAGCACAACACAAGGCTTTTTGCCTCCACGTATGACTGAAGTACAAATAGATGCTATAGCTACACCTGCAGAAGGCTTGATATTATTCTGTACAGACTGCAATTTTAAGGGCCTCCATCAGTTCATCAATGGAAAGTGGCAAGCGTTAAATGCCGTATGGAAATTAAAAGGGAATTCAGGTATAGATTCTACATGTTTCATTGGGACTACGGACAATAAACCATTAATTTTAAAATCAAATAATATAGAAATAGCAAGGGCCGATACAAACGGCAATTTGTATGTAGGAAACATTAATGTTAAACAAAGTTATAGTGTTATACCTGGTGTACTTTCATATACAAATCTGAATATTTCTGGAAATAGTATCCAAACAACGTATTTTCATGGATATGATTTTGGAAGTTCTGAAAACGCTGACTTAAAAATAAATACTGCTGGTGGTAATGTAGGCATCAGAAATTCAGGTCTAACACAAAATAAACTACAAATAGGAAATACACCAAATTTTGTTGGATATGATTTAGCGGTTGGAAATGGAATACAACAAATGGCACTTACTCAAAGTCCAACTGTATCCATTTGGTATTCGGATACAAATTTTGCACCTATGCCAGCTGGTGGTACAGGCAGGGTAGGTATCGGCACTACTGCACCCGAAGCACCACTACATGTAGTTGGTGCTGCCTTAGTTAACTCATCCTATGCTTTTTATGCAAAAGCTCTTAACGGTTTAACTGGAGCACCCATAACAAACACAGGTGGCGGAACATCTACTATTGATGTAAGTATTTATGCTAGTAATAGGGTATTAGCATCTGAATTTAATGCACAGTCAGATGCTAGACATAAATCTATTACAAATAGAAATGACAATACTTTAGCTCTTTCTAAATTACTTAAACTCGCACCTACCAATTATAAATTTATTGATACCGTAGGTAAAGGAAATAGAGAAAAACTAGGTTTTATAGCACAAGAAGTCGAGGCTGTTTTGCCTCTAGCAGTATCAAAAACTGCTGACTACGTACCTAATATATTTGCGATGGCAAAACTATTTTCCTATGAAGAGGGAAGTCATACGCTCACTATTTATCTTGAAAAAGAGCACGGACTTGAATTAAACGATGAGATTAAAATCGTATCAAGCTCTAATGAATTTGGAAAAATTACGAAGATCATCGACAAGAATACCTTCATTATGGATAATATACAGAAAAAACCTGAAGGCGTTTTTGTCTTTGGTAAAAAAGTCAATGATTTCAGAGTAGTAGATTATGATCATATCTTCACTTTAGGTATTTCCGCTATTCAACAGCTCGCAAAAGAGAATGAAGCTTTAAAAAGTAAAATATCAACGATTGAATCTCGATTTGATAAACTTGAAGCCTCACTAAAGCACACCCTTCCGTTAGTCTCTGATAGTAAGTAA